The Crassaminicella indica genomic interval AAATCTGACAGCATTTGAAAATCTTTTAATTCATACAAGGCTTATGGGAATATCAGAAGAAAAGATTTATGATGTCCTTGAACTTGTGGATTTAAAGGATACAGGTAAAAAACTTACATCGCATTTTTCAATGGGAATGAAGCAAAGACTTGGAATCGCGATAGCACTTATAGGAGAGCCAGAACTGTTGATTCTTGATGAGCCAACAAATGGGCTTGATCCGGTGGGGATACAGGAGCTAAGGGAACTTATTTGCTCATTTCCCAAGAGGGGAATAACGGTTATTCTTTCAAGCCATATATTGTCGGAGGTTTCTCAAATCGTTGACAATATTGGTATTATAAGTGAAGGTATGCTTAAGTATCAGGGAAGGATAAGCCGTGGGGAAGATATTGAAGAGCTATTCATGAGCGTAGTAAAGGAGGGGAAAAGATGATAAATATAATGCAGTCGGAATTTCTAAAATATAAAAGAACATTTACAAGGAAATTGATTATTTTTGCACCACTATTTCTTGTGATATATGCACTGTTTCAAAAGCTTTTTATGCCTGCTGATTATTTAAGGCCTTGGCAGCTGCTTATAGACCTTGTATACAACTGGTCGCCTGTATTATTTATACCAATCGGAATGGCATTATTTGCAGCATTAGTGAAGTTACAGGAAGAGAAGGCAGGAAATTACCGGGGGTTGTGTACACGTAATATTTCGCCTTTTCTTATATGGGTTGGTAAAGTAATAGTAATGGCAGTACACACGCTGCTTGCTACAATAGTTTTTATTATTTCAATAATAATCTCTGGATTTATCACAGCTGGTGGGGCTGTTCCGTGGTTTAAAATTTTTGCAGGTGGGGTTGTTTTATGGGTAACATCCCTAGCATTAATACCAATACAACTATGGGCGGCTACATGGAAGGGCACATTTATAAGTATGGCTTTGGGCTTTACAGGAATGATTGCAGGAGTTATAGCTGCAGCAAAACCATATTGGGTATATGTGCCATGGAGTTGGCCTACGAGGCTTATGTGTCCAATAATAGGGATACATCCTAATGGAGTCTTATTGGAAGCATTGGATCCACTAAGAGATCCTTCGGTAATACCAATCGGGATAATACTATCGATTATGGCATTAATAATATCTACAATATTAACTGCAGTTTGGTTTACCAAAAGGGAGGTAAAATGATGAGGATATTATGGTCAGAATGGATAAAAACCAAGCGTACACCAATAAGATGGCTTGTATTTTTAATGCCGGTAATTTTTTCTGGGTTTATTATTTGGTATTATTCCAATCTAACAATAAAGGCAGATGTTCAGATATCAATATTTCAAACCTTTTTTGAAATCTGGTCGGTACTGATTATTCCATTAGGTGCTGGCTTAATATCTGGCCTTATGATACATCAGGAAGAGCTTGCTGGAAGTTTCAATGGCCTTCTTGGTGCAAAATTGCAAAGGCGTGATTTATACCTTGGAAAACTTGCAATTATTATTTTGTGTGTATCAGTAAGTACTTTGATTGCTGTGGTGACACTTGGGGTTGGATTAGTTTTTATATTAAATATATCAATAACATGGTGGATTTTTATTGTATCAGCTATAATGCTGATAATAGGAATGCTTCCATTATTGGCATTTCATCTATGGATAAGCTTTGCCTGGGGAATGGGTGCATCAATAGGCATTGGAGGAGGCGGTATGCTTATAGCAGCACTCATGGTAACAAGTCTTGGCGATAAAGTGTGGAAGTTTGTGCCGTGGGCATGGCCTGTAAGATTATCGATTCTTCCAGGAGCTTACCTGCTATATAAGCTTGGCATGAAATATCCCCCAGAGCTTGTTTCTTCGGGATATATAATAAATCAAATTTTAGAAGGGCTTATACCGACTTTGACACTTTTTATAGTAATGCTGATCTGTGGTATAATATGGTTTAAAAAGTGGGAAGGAAGAAAAGTGTATGAGTAAAATCTTAATTATAGATGATGAAGAAGATATTGTTGAACTTCTAAAGGATTCTCTGGAAAGCAAAGGACACATCGTCTTAACTGCCCGTGATGGAATTAAAGGGGTAGAAATGGCAAAGAAGCAGCCGGAACTTATAATACTCGATATTATGATGCCGGGAATAGATGGATATGAAGTTTGCAGAAAAATAAGGGATATAGTTTTATGTCCCATAATATTTTTAAGTGCAAAACAATCTGAAACTGACAGAATTAAAGGTCTTGCTCTTGGTGGGGACGATTATGTAGTAAAGCCCTTTAGCCTAAAGGAACTTCTTGCAAGAGTTGAAGCACATTTGAGAAGAGAGAAAAGAGCAGTTTTTCTCAATGAAACAGGGAAAAGGGTGTTTTTAAATTTCGGAAAGCTTACAATAGATTTAAGGTCTCGCCAGGTACGGATAAATGATATTCTTGTAGCTCTTACGAAGCGTGAATTCGATATTATTGAGCTGTTGTTATTACACCCTGGGCAGGTATTTTCAAAAGAACAGATATACGAAAAGGTATGGGGTTATGACGCAGAGGGGGATTCCTTTACAGTAACGGAACATATAAAAAATATTAGAGCAAAGTTTAGTGAAATAGACCCAGATACTCAATATATCTCTACGGTATGGGGAATAGGCTATCGCTTTGAGAAACTTAAATAGGATAATTTGAAATTCATAAGGAGATTCAAATGCTGGAAAAAAAACCTTTAAAGACACAATTTATAATAAGTTTTACATTGATTATTATAATAAGTCTGCTTGCAACAATGCTTACTTACTATGCTGGATATAGTATATATAGAAGGATTGAATACAAGAGACTATATCCTGCAAACTATTATGAAAATAAAATTCCTGAAATTGAGGAGTATATACGTAAGGCAGATTCTTTTATATTAAGTGAGGAGGGAAGACGGTCCCTTGATAAAATAATTCCTTTTGAAGGTATAGTATATCAAGTTATAGATGAAAGCGGGAATAAAATATATGGAACGGATAATTATGATATTATCAAGAGCAAAGAGGAATTATACAAAAGAATCAACACCACAATTGGAACAAGAGAGGGATATGCTAAAACTATTCCAATATTTGATTCTAAGGGAAAAATGCTTGGGGCTGTCTCGCTATATTATACAATAAAGCCCTATTATTTTAATAAGTCGGATAAAATATGGATAATCCCATTATTTATCGTAATTATTTTTTCTCCTTTTATTTATATAATAATTTTCACACTGTTTTTTTCAAGAAAATTTGCGTGTAATATAGGAAAACCTGTTGATGTGCTTATAAGGGCGTCAGAAAAGGTTAAGGAGAAGGATCTTGATTTTGAAATAGAATATAATGCTGATAACGAACTTGGAAAACTTTGTACTGCTTTTGATGAAATGAAAAATGAGCTTAGACAATCCCTAATTTTACAATGGAGGATAGAGCATGAAAAACATGATATGGTTGAGGCTCTTGCGCATGACCTTAAAACGCCTTTTTCTGTAATACAAGGATATGCTGAATCCTTGTTGGATAGTGGTTGTAACGACAAGCAAAAAATAGAAAAGTATTTACGGGTAATAGAAGCAAATGCATATAAAGGCTCGAGATTGATAAAGGAGATGCTCTACGTTTCTGAATTGGAAAGCACTGACGAAGGGCTTCGTATTGTTTCGATGGATATAGAAGCTTTTTTAATTGGGAAAAAAGAAAGCTATGAAATAATTACAAAGGATAAAGGGATATATTTTAATGTTAATATTAACTATGAAAATCATAATAAAAAAGTAATTCCTGTTGACGAAAATAAACTTGAGCGTATTCTGGATAATATTGTATTAAATGCTATTCGCTTTACACCTGAAAACGGAATAATAACAATAGATGTCTACATCAATAGTGAAAGTATTCGTTTTAAAGTATGTGATACTGGCAATGGATTTAGCAGTGAAGATTTGGAAAATGGTTTCAATAAATTCTATAGAGGTGATAAATCACGATCTTCCAAGAATGGTCATGCAGGACTCGGCCTTTACATTGCAAAGAAGTTGGTTAATATGCATGGAGGAAGCATTAAGGTATTTAACTTAAAGGATGTCGGAGCCTGTGTAGAGTTTGATTTATATTTCTCACCAAATAATAGTGATACTATAGATTACTGATAGAAGTATCAAAAGTGGAAGTGAATGATATGGTGAGACTCAATTTATAATTATTTTTCTTCCCATTTTTTAAATATAATAGAAATAAAACTACTCCTGAATTGATAGAAAAGGTGCTAAAGATTTATGATCAGGATTATTTACAAAATGGTAAAGTAAAAGCTACTTATCATAATTTATTTTTTTATATAAGAGCGAAATATGTATGCTAAAAATAAAAGAATCCTTCTTAGATAAGTCAAGAAAGATTCTTTTATTTTTATACAATATTTATCGTATATTTTTCTTGTGTGCCTAAATCGAGTAGAAATTCGGCAATATCTTTTGAGGCATTTGGTTTTTTTAGTCTAGCCATATTTTGTTTGAAAATATTATATTTTTCTAGATCTTCTTTTAACAAATTGATACAAGAAATAAGCGAGTTAGGACTATTGGCTATCATACCTATGCCATTATTTAATATAAATTCTGTATTTCGTTCCTCTTGACCGGGAAGCTTAGAGGTAACGATGATAGGAAGTTCTTTATTAAGGGATTCAGTAACAGTTATTCCACCAGGCTTTGTAATAATAAGGTCGCTTACGCTCATAAGCTCATCTATATTATTAACATAGCCAAATACTTTTAAATTAGGTCGATCAATTTTTTTAAGATATTTGTATAAATCCTCATTTTTACCTGTAACAACTAATAATTGAAGGTCCATGTTATAAGTAAATAGATAATTTAATGTATCTGTAATGTTACCAAGACCTAAACCTCCTCCCATAATTAGGGCAGTGAATGTGTTTTTTATTTTTAGCTCTGAACACAATTTATTTCTATCTGGATGAAGATTAAATTTTTCATCTACTGGGATGCCGAAAAATTTAGCTTTTTCCTCTGGAATTTGCCAATACTGAAACTGATAGGCAAAGGTTTCAGATGGGAAAATATAATAATCTACTTCTTTATTTATCCAGCTTGGATGTATTGTGTAGTCAGTAAGGATGGTGACCAAGGGGATGTTGATTTTACCTTTTCTTTTCATAACAGATAAAGCTTCTGCAGGGAATGGATGTGTACATACAATTACATGGGGCTCAAAATCTGCTAATAGCTTTGAAAGCTTTCTTGACAATAATATTTGATTTAAAAATTCGCTTACATCAGAAATAGAACTATCGGTATATTCAGAACGATTGTAAATAAATCTATATAGAGCAGGCATATATTTAATTGATTTCATATATGTCTCAATAATAATTTTATGAAGATGATGATGCATATAGTTGAAAGTATCAATAATTCTTATATTATGATGATGCCAATGATTTTTAATATGTGCTGCAACCGTTTTGGCAACTTGATTGTGACCTTCTCCAGCAGACACAGTAAAAAATAATATATTCATATAGCTCACCTCCTAAGTGAATATTATACCATTTTTAAGTAAAGTTTTAACCATTATCTAAAGAAAATATACTTTTTTTAAAAGCATACAAAAAATTCCATATGATTATTTTAATGAATGCTTTTATAATGAGCATATAGTATTTTGCATAAGCGTATGTTAAAATAGGTTTTATATTAATAAAACTATTTTAGGAATGCAAATATTTATGGTGGTGATCATTTGAAAAAATATATTTTAGAAAAAATATCGAATACTTTATTAAGTAAAATTTTTCATATAGCTTCTTTTGAAGCTGTGGACTGGATATGGGTCAATAAAGAAATATTTAAAGACTTATTATATAACCTAGATTTAGATAAAGAATTTGATGAAAAAATACTAGATAGCTTTTTAGAAGCTGTTGATGATAAAGAGATTATTAATGCACTGATAAACCCTTTTCAAAAAGAAGGATATACACCGATCAATCAATGGTTATTTGCAAATTTTGAAAAAGGATATAAAATCACAGAGGACATAGAGACGATTATATTTGTAAAAGAGAAATACTACAGAAAGCTTTTGATTAGAGCGATGCATCAATACAGTTGGATTTTAAAGGCAATGGCAATCGATACGTATAAAATGAGGATAGATGATAAAAGCTTAAAAGAGATTTATGAAGAGTTATATGATGAAAATACCCGTATTGTTGAAGAAATATTATCAAAGGGGCAGTATGAGTTTTTGATAGGAGTTTGGAAATTTATACAAGATACAAAAGAGTTATATTTTTATAAGGCAGGTAAATTTTTTAATAGCTGGTCACAAGGGGAAGTAGATGCTAAATTTGAAGAATTGATTTTAAAATAGATTTTAGGGACTTTTTTCCTAACAATATCTAATTTTTGATCGAAATAGCCATTTTTTCATGCTTTAGTGCTATAATAAAAAGTAGATATGTACTATATTCTGGAAGGGGATTTTCATGAAAGGAAGCACAAAGGACATCAAAAAAATTGCAGATCAAATTGAGAGAGCAGAGGCAGTAGGAAATAAACTACAGTTAGAAAAATTGATAGATGAAATGATCCGAACTTGTAAAAATATAAAGCTTGAATTAGAAGAGAAAAAGAAAATAGCTTATGAGATAAAATTAGAAAAGATTAATACAATTCCTTTTGTTTATAAGCCTGTATTAAGAAAAAATTATTATGAAGGTACTTATTTAGAAGAATTTGCTGAAAGAAGAACTGCTGAATTGAAAGATGCAAAAGCATTAGATATACATAATAGATTTTGGCAAAACCATGAGGTACTAAGAGGGAATATATTTGGCTCTGTTCCTGCAGAATTAATCGGTAAGGATGCAGTCAATAGATTAACTTATTTTGGATGGGATGAAGTTGATGTGAATGTACTAGAAGTACAAGAGCGTAAATGTGATATGAAAGCATTAGTAGAGTATTGTGAACTGCATTTTAGTCATTTTCTTATTGTAAACGAAAAATCAACAGGGACTGAACTTATTCTACATTATGATATCTAAGAAGGTGTTATATTGATCAAGAGCAAAAAAAGAATAGAGAAGATATTTGCAATTTCTATTGTAACTGTATTTATGGGGCAGATTTATTTAAGTCCTTTTTCGACAACATTTCGGTTTTCTTTAGGGGTTATTGTTCTTTCGCTTTTGCTAATCTACTTTAAAAACATTTCTATTATTACTACTACAAATGTTGTAGGGATATGTGTTTTTGTATTTCGATCTTTTGTATATATGGTATCTTACCCAGAAGTTGGTTTTGAAGAAGTAATCTCCATTTATTATCCTGTAGGAATATTTTATATATTGTTTGGGATATTATTCAAAATATTAGATATAAGAAACAAATTGAATAAATCTATTTTGTTTATAGCATCTTTATGGTTTTGTGATAGCATTTCAAATATGGTAGAGGTTTTTTTGAGAAAGGAAATGGGTGCATATTCTTTTGAAAGAGTGACGTTAGCTATTATTTTAATAGGAATGATTCGGGCGATTTTTACTATTTATATTTACCATGGGGTTCTTTATTACAAGGACAGATATGATAGAGAACAAAGAGAAAAGAAATATAGAGAGCTAATTATGCTTATTGCAAATTTAAAAGCAGAGTTGTTTTTTTTAAGAAAATCCACTATTGATATTGAAAATGCTATGAATAAAAGTTATGAACTATATGAAAAACTTCGGGAATCTACTTTAAGAGATCATGCTTTGCTGATAGCGAAGGATATACATGAAATAAAAAAGGATTATATTCGTGTGGTTACAGGAATAGAAAAAACATTAAAGGAAGAAAATGATAGCCTATATATGAGTATAGAAGAGATTCTTACTATTATTAAGGGGAGTACACAAAAGCTTATTGATATGCAAGATAAAAAGATTATTCTTAGGCTTAAATACAAACATGATTTTAAAACAAATCAATTTTATCCATTGATTTCCATATTGAATAATTTAATAATCAATGCAATAGAAGCAATAGAGGACATTGGCGTGATTACTGTCATAGAGAAAATAGATGGAGATAATTGTGTTTTTCAGGTTATAGATAATGGTAGTGGTATAGAAATAGAGGATATGGATTTAATTTTTGAACCAGGGTTTTCTACGAAATTTAATATGAAAACTGGAGAAATGTCAACAGGAATAGGGTTGACGCATGTGAAGCATATTATTGAAAATCATTTTAATGGAAAAATTCATGTGGAATCAGAAAAAAACAAAAAAACTATTTTTACTGTAATTATTCCAATGAAAACAATGATACAAGGGAAGATGTAAAGTGAATCATAGATTTTATATTATAGATGATGATAAAGGAGTTAGAAGAGTTTTAAAAAATATTATTATCCAGTATGATTTAGGAATTGTAATAGGAGAAGCAGACAATGGGAAAGATGCAATAAAGGATATTCAGGCATTAGATCCTCATATTGTATTGGTAGATTTATTACTTCCAGGGTTAGATGGAATTAGTATTGTGACAGAAATAAAAAAAATGAAGTGTGCTGTAAACTTTATTATGATTTCACAAGTAACATCAAAAGAGATGATATCAAAAGCATATACTATGGGGATAGAATTTTTTATAAATAAGCCTATTAATGTTGTGGAAGTCATATCTATTATCAACAAAGTAAAAGAAAAATTAAACATGCACGAAGTGATAAGCTCTTTTGAACAGGCTTTTCATAATATGAGCATGTTAAAAGATTATAAAAGTAATATAAAGATACCGACTGTTTCAGAAAGGGATCGTATTAAGAAGGTGCTTTCCCAGTTAGGGATTCTTGGAGAAGCTGGAAGTAATGATCTTGTTGAGCTACTTTTATTAATTTTGAAACAGGAAGATACAGAAAAAAATGGATTATTAAACCGAAAATTATCAGAATTATATAAAATGTTAAATAAAAGATACCAGAATGATCACAAAACTTCATGTAATATAGGTGCTATAGAGCAGAGGATTAGAAGAGCAATAAATAAAGCATTGAAAAATATCGCAAATATGGGAATTGAAGACTATGGAAATGAATTTTTTATAAGATATTCAAATACATTATTTGATTTTAAGGAAGTAAGAAAACAAATGGATTTTGCTAGAGGGAAATCAAATTATGGTGGGAAAATTAGTATTAAAAAATTTATTGAAGGAATTATTGTTGAATTGAAAAATGTATTTTAAAAAGAGTCAAAGCTTTTAAAGCTTTGATTTTTATTACTGTCAATAATTAGATAATTCAATAATATGCAAGATGGTGTGAGTATTATTTCGTAGGAAGCTGTTGGATTCTGTAGGGAGGTATATATGATTACAATAGATAAATAAAAAGAAAAAGGAGGATATGTATGAGTAATAAAAAAATGGGTTTAACAACCAAAATATTTATCGGATTAATTTTAGGTCTTATTACAGGTCTTATTCTTAACAAAATGGGACCATCTTATTTACGTGATAATATTTTAGTAGGAGGTGTATTTACACTTGTAGGAAAAGTATTCTTAAATGCTATTAAGATGATGGTTGTACCATTGGTATTTATTTCTTTAGTCAATGGTGCTGCATCTATTTCTGATATTAAAAAACTTGGTAGAGTTGGAAGCAAAACCATTGGATTTTATCTTGTAACAACAGCAATTGCTATTTCTATTGCAATAGCTCTTTCAACATTTGTTCAACCAGGGGTTGGACTAGATATGTCAGCTCTAGTGAAAACAGAACCAACAATTAAGGAAAGTAAGCCTTTGGTAGATGTAGTCATAGATATGGTACCGACAAATCCTATTTCAGCAATGGCGAATGGAAAAATGCTACAAATTATAGTGTTTGCAATTTTAATGGGTACAGGAATTGCAGCATTAGGAACAAAACTTCAATCTGTGAAAGATGCATTTGATAAAATGAATGACTTGATGATGAAAATGGTTGAGTTTGTTATGCTTTTAGCACCTGCTGGTGTATTTTGTTTGATTGCTAAGACTTTCTCAGGATTAGGATTTTCAGCTATGAAGCCTCTAGCAAAATATATGTTCTGTGTATTATTTGCATTAGTACTACATGCAGGCTTTACTTATACAGGATTATTAGTAGGATTTACAAGATTGAATCCAATTAAATTCTTTAAAAAATTCTGGCCTGCTATGGGTGTTGCATTTTCAACTGCAAGTTCAAGCGCTACTTTGCCTGTAACATTAGAAACTGTTGAAGAAAAGCTTGGGGTAGATAAGAGTATAGCATCCTTTACAATTCCTCTAGGTGCAACGATCAATATGGATGGAACTGCTATTATGCAAGGAGCTGCAACTATATTTATTTCACAGCTTTATGGAATTGATTTGACAATGGGGAATATATTGACAGTTATATTAACAGCAACACTTGCTTCAGTAGGAACAGCAGGGGTTCCAGGAGTTGGATTGATTATGCTTTCTATGGTGCTTCAAGCAGTAGGATTACCAATAGAAGGAATTGCTATGATTATAGGTATAGATAGAATTTTAGATATGTGTAGAACAGCTATTAATATTACTGGAGATGCTATGTGTACAGTAATTATTGCAAAATCTGAAGGAGAATTTAATGAGGCTATATATAATTCAGAAGTAAAAGAAAAGGTAATTGAATAATAAAAAGGGGATGAGAAGTCATCTCCTTTTTATTATAAGAATTTTTCTTTTACCTTATTCCAAAAATCATAATCCTTTAATCTTAATATTTTAGGTCTTAAGTCGGACATTTTTAAATGAATTTCTTCGATTTCATAGTGTTTGTATTCCATACCGTCTGTGATGATAAGGATAGAGTTTTCAAAAGTGTACTCAGGAAATATTTTTATAGTAGAATTTTCAGGTACAATAATACTAGAGGTAAAAGAACGATAAGCAGTAGTAGTAATAGGTGCTATAGGAGTTATTTGCAATAGATTAAGTCTTGGATCTACAATACTTCCACCTAGAGAATAATTATAAGCAGTACTTCCTGTAGGGGTTGCGACTAAAACACCATCTCCACTAAATTTCTCTAAAAAACTATCATCTAATGAAATATTAAGATGAATAGTTCTGGATTTGTCTCCTTTTATAGCTATTTCATTTATTCCAATTATTTCAATACAGTGAGTTTTTGTACATACAAGAGCTTCAACAGGATGAAGCTCTTGTATAATATAATCGCCTTTTTCATAACGAAAAATAAATTCATCTAATTGATATGGTGATAACTCCTGAAAGAAACCTAAGTGTCCTGTATTGATACCGATAATCGGCATATCAGGAAAATTGTTTTCATGTAATGTGCGAAGAAAGGAACCGTCTCCTCCAATGCATATAATTAAATCTGCGTTTTGGTCAAATTCTTCTGGTACGAAGAATCCATTTTTTTCAAGCTTGTGTTTTAAAACTCTACTAGTTTCTTTAGAAATAGGACGATTGTTAGATACGACATTTACTATACGTGTTTTAATATTGCTCATGATATCAGCTTTATAAGATCTATAAAAATCTTAATAAATATATATAAATTATAGATTTTATTCATACACTCAATATTTTTACAATATTAGTGTACATAATAGCATTTCTCTACAATGCTATACCGCAAGCCAACGGTACTTTTGTTCACTTCCTTTCTTAAAATCAAGCAACTAATTTTCCAAAATGAAAATGTAGAGTAGTTACTTGATTTATATTCTTATAATTCAATGTTTTATTTTTATTGTGTTTATTAAAAATGTTGATGCTTGAATTAATATCCCTATCTAATGTCATACCACACGTACACTTATAAACTCTTTTTGATAATTCCATGCTCTTTCGATTACCACAATTTGAACAAGTTTTAGAGGTATAAGCTTCATTTATATAAACCACTTTAACATCATGCAATTTTGCCTTGTATGTTAAAAATGTCTTGAATTTACCTAACCCCCAATTTTCTTTTATACTTCTGTTTAATTTTGTTAAATTTGATTTTTTAATCATTTGCTCTTGTGATAAATCTCCAAGAATTAATTCTTTATTATTTAAGACTAAATATTTTGTTATAGTATGAATAAAATGCTCTTGTTGTTTCTTTCTTTTCTCATATAATCTTTTTAAAGCCTTAGTTAACTTTTTATATCTTCCACTACCCTTTTTCTTTGTATCTCTCATTGACCTTACTTCATCTATTTTTTTATTCCAATACT includes:
- a CDS encoding lantibiotic protection ABC transporter ATP-binding protein, producing MGNLILEAKNLKKYYGKQLAVNNVSLQIPKGSIYGLLGPNGAGKSTTLKMLTGLINPSGGEIIAFGEPWQRRHLSRIGSLIESPSLYGNLTAFENLLIHTRLMGISEEKIYDVLELVDLKDTGKKLTSHFSMGMKQRLGIAIALIGEPELLILDEPTNGLDPVGIQELRELICSFPKRGITVILSSHILSEVSQIVDNIGIISEGMLKYQGRISRGEDIEELFMSVVKEGKR
- a CDS encoding lantibiotic immunity ABC transporter MutE/EpiE family permease subunit, which translates into the protein MINIMQSEFLKYKRTFTRKLIIFAPLFLVIYALFQKLFMPADYLRPWQLLIDLVYNWSPVLFIPIGMALFAALVKLQEEKAGNYRGLCTRNISPFLIWVGKVIVMAVHTLLATIVFIISIIISGFITAGGAVPWFKIFAGGVVLWVTSLALIPIQLWAATWKGTFISMALGFTGMIAGVIAAAKPYWVYVPWSWPTRLMCPIIGIHPNGVLLEALDPLRDPSVIPIGIILSIMALIISTILTAVWFTKREVK
- a CDS encoding lantibiotic immunity ABC transporter MutG family permease subunit, producing the protein MRILWSEWIKTKRTPIRWLVFLMPVIFSGFIIWYYSNLTIKADVQISIFQTFFEIWSVLIIPLGAGLISGLMIHQEELAGSFNGLLGAKLQRRDLYLGKLAIIILCVSVSTLIAVVTLGVGLVFILNISITWWIFIVSAIMLIIGMLPLLAFHLWISFAWGMGASIGIGGGGMLIAALMVTSLGDKVWKFVPWAWPVRLSILPGAYLLYKLGMKYPPELVSSGYIINQILEGLIPTLTLFIVMLICGIIWFKKWEGRKVYE
- a CDS encoding response regulator transcription factor — translated: MSKILIIDDEEDIVELLKDSLESKGHIVLTARDGIKGVEMAKKQPELIILDIMMPGIDGYEVCRKIRDIVLCPIIFLSAKQSETDRIKGLALGGDDYVVKPFSLKELLARVEAHLRREKRAVFLNETGKRVFLNFGKLTIDLRSRQVRINDILVALTKREFDIIELLLLHPGQVFSKEQIYEKVWGYDAEGDSFTVTEHIKNIRAKFSEIDPDTQYISTVWGIGYRFEKLK
- a CDS encoding HAMP domain-containing sensor histidine kinase, whose product is MLEKKPLKTQFIISFTLIIIISLLATMLTYYAGYSIYRRIEYKRLYPANYYENKIPEIEEYIRKADSFILSEEGRRSLDKIIPFEGIVYQVIDESGNKIYGTDNYDIIKSKEELYKRINTTIGTREGYAKTIPIFDSKGKMLGAVSLYYTIKPYYFNKSDKIWIIPLFIVIIFSPFIYIIIFTLFFSRKFACNIGKPVDVLIRASEKVKEKDLDFEIEYNADNELGKLCTAFDEMKNELRQSLILQWRIEHEKHDMVEALAHDLKTPFSVIQGYAESLLDSGCNDKQKIEKYLRVIEANAYKGSRLIKEMLYVSELESTDEGLRIVSMDIEAFLIGKKESYEIITKDKGIYFNVNINYENHNKKVIPVDENKLERILDNIVLNAIRFTPENGIITIDVYINSESIRFKVCDTGNGFSSEDLENGFNKFYRGDKSRSSKNGHAGLGLYIAKKLVNMHGGSIKVFNLKDVGACVEFDLYFSPNNSDTIDY
- a CDS encoding MGDG synthase family glycosyltransferase, whose protein sequence is MNILFFTVSAGEGHNQVAKTVAAHIKNHWHHHNIRIIDTFNYMHHHLHKIIIETYMKSIKYMPALYRFIYNRSEYTDSSISDVSEFLNQILLSRKLSKLLADFEPHVIVCTHPFPAEALSVMKRKGKINIPLVTILTDYTIHPSWINKEVDYYIFPSETFAYQFQYWQIPEEKAKFFGIPVDEKFNLHPDRNKLCSELKIKNTFTALIMGGGLGLGNITDTLNYLFTYNMDLQLLVVTGKNEDLYKYLKKIDRPNLKVFGYVNNIDELMSVSDLIITKPGGITVTESLNKELPIIVTSKLPGQEERNTEFILNNGIGMIANSPNSLISCINLLKEDLEKYNIFKQNMARLKKPNASKDIAEFLLDLGTQEKYTINIV
- a CDS encoding ATP-binding protein — protein: MIKSKKRIEKIFAISIVTVFMGQIYLSPFSTTFRFSLGVIVLSLLLIYFKNISIITTTNVVGICVFVFRSFVYMVSYPEVGFEEVISIYYPVGIFYILFGILFKILDIRNKLNKSILFIASLWFCDSISNMVEVFLRKEMGAYSFERVTLAIILIGMIRAIFTIYIYHGVLYYKDRYDREQREKKYRELIMLIANLKAELFFLRKSTIDIENAMNKSYELYEKLRESTLRDHALLIAKDIHEIKKDYIRVVTGIEKTLKEENDSLYMSIEEILTIIKGSTQKLIDMQDKKIILRLKYKHDFKTNQFYPLISILNNLIINAIEAIEDIGVITVIEKIDGDNCVFQVIDNGSGIEIEDMDLIFEPGFSTKFNMKTGEMSTGIGLTHVKHIIENHFNGKIHVESEKNKKTIFTVIIPMKTMIQGKM
- a CDS encoding response regulator, with the protein product MNHRFYIIDDDKGVRRVLKNIIIQYDLGIVIGEADNGKDAIKDIQALDPHIVLVDLLLPGLDGISIVTEIKKMKCAVNFIMISQVTSKEMISKAYTMGIEFFINKPINVVEVISIINKVKEKLNMHEVISSFEQAFHNMSMLKDYKSNIKIPTVSERDRIKKVLSQLGILGEAGSNDLVELLLLILKQEDTEKNGLLNRKLSELYKMLNKRYQNDHKTSCNIGAIEQRIRRAINKALKNIANMGIEDYGNEFFIRYSNTLFDFKEVRKQMDFARGKSNYGGKISIKKFIEGIIVELKNVF
- a CDS encoding dicarboxylate/amino acid:cation symporter; this encodes MSNKKMGLTTKIFIGLILGLITGLILNKMGPSYLRDNILVGGVFTLVGKVFLNAIKMMVVPLVFISLVNGAASISDIKKLGRVGSKTIGFYLVTTAIAISIAIALSTFVQPGVGLDMSALVKTEPTIKESKPLVDVVIDMVPTNPISAMANGKMLQIIVFAILMGTGIAALGTKLQSVKDAFDKMNDLMMKMVEFVMLLAPAGVFCLIAKTFSGLGFSAMKPLAKYMFCVLFALVLHAGFTYTGLLVGFTRLNPIKFFKKFWPAMGVAFSTASSSATLPVTLETVEEKLGVDKSIASFTIPLGATINMDGTAIMQGAATIFISQLYGIDLTMGNILTVILTATLASVGTAGVPGVGLIMLSMVLQAVGLPIEGIAMIIGIDRILDMCRTAINITGDAMCTVIIAKSEGEFNEAIYNSEVKEKVIE